The following proteins are co-located in the Pedobacter sp. FW305-3-2-15-E-R2A2 genome:
- a CDS encoding diacylglycerol kinase family protein, whose amino-acid sequence MAKFIKSFGYAFSGIVHAFKSQFNFRFHIAALFVVGLAGWYFQLSAGEWLWIVVAAGIVLLSELFNTAVEVLVDLVSPDIHPKAKIIKDTAAAAVLIAAITSVLIGLIIFIPKISYAA is encoded by the coding sequence ATGGCTAAGTTTATAAAAAGTTTCGGTTATGCATTTTCAGGGATTGTCCATGCCTTTAAAAGCCAGTTTAATTTCAGGTTCCATATTGCAGCATTGTTTGTTGTTGGCCTTGCGGGATGGTATTTTCAATTGTCCGCCGGCGAATGGCTCTGGATTGTTGTTGCTGCCGGAATCGTATTGCTCTCTGAATTGTTCAACACTGCCGTCGAAGTTCTGGTAGACCTGGTTTCTCCGGATATTCATCCGAAGGCAAAGATCATTAAAGATACGGCTGCCGCTGCAGTATTGATCGCAGCCATTACTTCGGTACTCATCGGACTGATCATTTTCATTCCCAAAATAAGCTATGCTGCATAA
- the recO gene encoding DNA repair protein RecO, whose protein sequence is MLHKTRGIILKTTLYSESSVVVQMFTEKFGIQSYMINGVRKPKAKIRMNMLQPLHLVEMIVYHKVNSSIQRISELRPTPIFRSIPYDIIKSTITIFLNEVLYKSIRQQMADEHLFDFIFSAVCWFDESEETNVNFHLAFLLKLSRYLGFAPSTETKSDQSYFDLQEGEFKSLPPVHPYFIDKADAVLFISLYISPFEKINEIKLENKTRRSILDKILVYYTLHTASFGEIRSHQVLEDVLS, encoded by the coding sequence ATGCTGCATAAAACCCGGGGAATTATACTTAAAACTACACTCTACAGTGAAAGTAGTGTCGTGGTACAGATGTTTACCGAGAAATTCGGAATCCAGTCGTACATGATCAACGGGGTTAGAAAGCCAAAAGCCAAAATCAGGATGAACATGCTGCAACCACTTCACCTGGTAGAAATGATTGTTTATCATAAGGTGAATAGCAGTATCCAGCGGATTTCAGAGTTAAGGCCAACGCCTATCTTTCGCAGTATTCCTTATGACATCATAAAAAGCACTATCACCATTTTTCTGAATGAAGTTTTATATAAAAGCATCCGACAGCAAATGGCAGATGAACATTTGTTTGATTTCATCTTCAGTGCTGTATGCTGGTTTGACGAATCAGAAGAAACGAACGTGAATTTCCACCTTGCTTTTTTGCTAAAACTCTCCCGTTATTTAGGTTTTGCACCAAGTACGGAGACAAAAAGCGACCAGAGCTATTTCGATTTGCAGGAAGGGGAGTTCAAATCTCTTCCCCCTGTACACCCCTATTTTATAGATAAAGCCGATGCTGTCCTATTTATTTCACTCTATATTTCTCCTTTTGAAAAAATAAATGAAATTAAATTAGAAAATAAAACAAGACGTTCCATTCTTGATAAAATACTGGTTTACTACACCTTACATACCGCTTCTTTCGGAGAAATCCGCTCACATCAGGTCCTTGAAGATGTGCTCTCATAA